In the genome of Sardina pilchardus chromosome 14, fSarPil1.1, whole genome shotgun sequence, one region contains:
- the lmo4a gene encoding LIM domain transcription factor LMO4a: MVNSRVESSSVSVSGGGGSAQRSCAGCGGRIGDRFLLFSMERYWHTRCLKCSCCQAQLGEIGTTCYSKGGMILCRNDYIRLFGHSGACSACGQSIPASEMVMRAQGNVYHLKCFTCATCRNRLVPGDRFHYVNGTIFCEHDRPGGALLSSHLGPLQSNTLLPDQKVC; this comes from the exons ATGGTGAACAGCCGGGTGGAGTCCTCGTCCGTGTCCgtgagcggcggcggcggctcggCGCAGCGCTCGTGCGCGGGGTGCGGCGGGCGCATCGGCGACCGCTTCCTGCTCTTCTCCATGGAGCGCTACTGGCACACGCGCTGCCTCAAGTGCTCCTGCTGCCAGGCCCAGCTGGGGGAGATCGGCACCACCTGCTACAGCAAAGGAGGCATGATCCTCTGCCGGAATGATTACATCAG GCTCTTCGGGCACAGCGGGGCATGCAGCGCCTGCGGCCAGTCCATCCCTGCCAGCGAGATGGTCATGAGGGCACAAGGCAACGTGTACCACCTCAAG TGCTTCACCTGTGCCACCTGCAGGAACCGCCTGGTGCCGGGCGACCGCTTCCACTACGTCAACGGCACCATCTTCTGCGAGCACGACCGGCCGGGTGGAGCGCTGCTCAGCTCCCACCTGGGCCCTCTGCAGAGCAACACCCTCCTCCCAGACCAGAAG GTGTGCTGA